The Micropterus dolomieu isolate WLL.071019.BEF.003 ecotype Adirondacks linkage group LG20, ASM2129224v1, whole genome shotgun sequence genome has a segment encoding these proteins:
- the nae1 gene encoding NEDD8-activating enzyme E1 regulatory subunit, producing MAATKPSKEQKYDRQLRLWGDHGQEALENAHVCLINATATGTEIMKNLVLPGIGAFTIVDGHIVSGEDVGNNFFLSNNSIGKNRAQAATELLQELNSDVSGNFVEESPDKLLDNDPEFFYRFTIVIGVQLPESTCLRLGSVLWSASVPFLVCKTYGLIGYMRLVVEEHTVIESHPDNALEDLRLDQPFAEFKNHIQSYDLDSMEKKDHSHTPWIIVVAKYLEKWLSEHNGQPPKNYKEKEAFRQFIREGILKNENGVPEDEENFEEAIKNVNTALNPTKVPSAVEDLFNSEQCNNITSKTLSFWVLLRAVKEFVHSEGSGSLPVRGTIPDMIADSQKFINLQNIYREKAMQDAAAVSKHVECLLQSVGKPPESIPEKDIKLFCKNSSFLRVVRCRSLAEEYSVDSVNKDEITSSMDNPDSEMVFYLMLRAVDRFYQLHSRYPGVYNYQVEEDISKLKLCVNSLLQEYSLNVNIKDDYIHEFCRYGAAEPHTVAAFLGGSAAQEAIKIISHQFVPFNNTFIYNAMSQTSATLQL from the exons ATGGCAGCCACTAAACCCTCCAAGGAACAGAAATACGACAGGCAACTCAG ACTGTGGGGTGACCATGGTCAAGAAGCACTGGAGAATGCACATGTTTGTCTCATCAACGCCACAGCAACTGGAACAGAGATAATGAAGAACCTAGTACTTCCAG GTATTGGAGCATTCACCATAGTTGACGGACACATAGTTTCTGGAGAAGATGTTGGTAACAA CTTTTTTCTGAGCAACAACAGCATTGGAAAG AACAGAGCACAGGCTGCTACTGAGCTCCTACAAGAACTTAACAGTGATGTCTCTGGAAACTTTGTTGAGGAG AGTCCAGACAAGCTTCTGGACAATGATCCAGAGTTTTTCTACAGGTTTACCATAGTCATTGGTGTTCAGTTGCCAGAAAG CACATGTTTGAGGCTAGGCTCAGTTCTGTGGAGTGCCTCTGTACCTTTCCTAGTCTGTAAAACCTACGGCCTGATCGGCTACATGAGACTTGTGGTGGAGGAGCATACAG TAATTGAATCTCATCCAGACAATGCCCTGGAGGACCTGAGGTTAGACCAGCCTTTCGCCGAATTCAAGAACCACATTCAGTCCTACGACCTTGACAGCATGGAGAAGAAG GATCATAGTCACACACCCTGGATTATCGTTGTTGCTAAATACCTGGAGAAATGGCTCAGTGAG CACAACGGTCAGCCTCCAAAAAATTACAAGGAGAAAGAGGCCTTCAGACAGTTTATTCGGGAAG GAATCCTGAAGAACGAAAATGGTGTCCCAGAGGATGAAGAAAACTTTGAGGAAGCTATTAAGAATGTCAATACTGCTTTAAATCCAACCAAG GTTCCTAGTGCTGTTGAAGACCTCTTCAATAGTGAGCAGTGTAACAACATCACATCAAAG ACCCTGTCCTTCTGGGTGCTGTTGCGAGCTGTCAAGGAGTTTGTTCACAGTGAAGGCAGTGGAAGCCTACCTGTACGAGGAACCATCCCAGATATGATCGCAGACTCTCAGAAGTTCATCAACCTTCAAAATAT ttacaGGGAAAAGGCCATGCAGGATGCAGCAGCTGTTTCTAAGCATGTAGAATGTCTATTGCAGTCCGTTGGAAAG CCACCAGAGAGCATCCCTGAAAAGGACATCAAACTGTTCT gTAAGAATTCTTCCTTTCTGAGGGTGGTGCGATGCAGATCTCTGGCTGAAGAATATAGTGTGGATTCAGTGAATAAAGATGAAATCA CCTCAAGCATGGACAATCCAGATAGTGAGATGGTCTTCTACCTCATGCTTCGTGCTGTTGATCGCTTCTATCAGCTGCACTCCCGCTACCCAG gagtttataactacCAGGTGGAGGAGGACATCAGCAAACTGAAGCTCTGTGTGAACAGCCTACTGCAGGAGTACAGCCTCAACGTCAACATCAAAGATGATTACATCCATGAGTT